The Cyanobacteria bacterium GSL.Bin1 region GCTTGACATCAGCATCAATCTCTTCTTTGTGTTCCCAGTAATAGGCTAAAGCAGAATAAATCTGGCTCATACTCAAATGAGGATATTGGAAATGCAATTCTTCGGGACTCCAACCATAAGCCTGAATAGACGTGACTAACTCCAAGACTTTCATGGATGTTCCTTTAATATAAGGGCGATCATGCTCGTCGAGTAAGATATATTTGTATTCGGTGGGGGTTGTCAAAGTCATTGCCATTACCTGCTGGAGAGATGCTAGTTAACTTCCTGCGCTCAACTATGTTAACGCAACTCAGAAAACTAATGAGATGAGTGGCACCTTCTCTGGGAGTAAACAGCGATCAAGCACTGCTTTGTGGGTAAGCTGCTGATGCAATGGACAAAAAATTTTTGGTAGTCATGTAGAGGTAATGATAGGGGAGAATAGAACAAGAGAGTGAAATGAATCGTAATCCTCTTCATGCCTAATTGTCCGAAGTGCCAGAGTCAGCAGGTGGTCAAAAACGGTCACATCCATAATGGAAAGCAACGTTTCAAATGTCGTGAGTGTGGACGGCAGTTCGTGGAAAATCCCACCAATGTGGTAATTACAGCAGAAACTAGAGAATTAATAGAACGCTTACTATGGGAGCGAATTTCTCTGGCTGGCATGGCTCGGGTAGCGCAGGTATCGGAAAAATGGCGACAGGACTATGTCAACCCCAAATACGCTCAAGTGCCTCGACAGGTAAAGGTATCATCAAAAAAAAGGCAAGCTGACGATCCAAGCTGATAAGCTCTGGTCTTTCGTTGACCATAAAGGCAATAAACAGTGGGTCTGGTTAGCTATAGACAAGAGAACTCGAGAAATTGTTGGAGTCCACATTGGAAGGCGCGATGCCCAAAGGGCGATGGCTTCGCCACATCGCGATGCAGCCAGAAAACTCTGGTCTTCCCTGCCAGGAGTCTATCGTCAATGTGCCGTGGTCTATACAGACTGCCGACCCAGCTTGAATGCATTCAAGCTGGAAAGCGGGCTGGAGCGAGGAGCGAAGCGACGCAGTCAGGAATGAGCCGAAATTACTTTCGGCTCACAAGCCTGACCGTTGGTGAAGATGCCTTCCGCACTTTTGGGAAGCCTACGAGGGAGTGATTCCGAGAACTCGTCATCGAGCTGTGGGGAAAGAAACGGGTCTAACTAGCCACATTGAAAGGCTCAACTGTTCTTTGAGACAGCGAATTTCCCGTTTAGTACGCCAGAGTTTGTCTTTCTCCAAAAAATTAGAAAATCATCTTGGAGCTATTTGGAATTTTATTTATCACTATAATTTATCATTACCTGTTTAGGACTACCTCGAAAGCTTATTCCCTTTACTCTGCTCCCATAATTTGATTAACTGTTCGCGCTGCTCTTTCCTCGGTTCAGCGATAATGGTATGACAGTTAATTAAATGGCTGTGAATCAGAAGAGTGGGATCAGGCAAATAACAGAAAACAATCGTTTCCTTTTCCTGAGTCAACCGTTCCATGCTAGCCGTCAGGGTAGGATTAAGAATTTCTCGCCACTCTGAGCCACTCACTTCATCCTGATACTGAGTGTAAAACGTAATGTATTGCTGGATTTGTTGAGAAAAAGCAGGTAGTTCAGATGTAAAGGAAGGGGGAAAATACAAAAGCAGAACAATCGGATCGGGAAGGGCTTTTTGGAATTCTTTGCTATCAGGGGCTCCGCAATAGATGCGATGGGATCCCAGCTCTAGCCACCGCTTAGACTTAGTCACTCTAAGAATCTCTCCTGGATGGGGACGATTAATCACTGTCGCTGGCTGCTCCGAGGGAGTCTCGGATCTTACTTCTAATGGGTCGTCATTCGCGGCTTCGATCACTTTCAGATTCGTTTGTTGTTCATGCCGATCGCGCGTCTCTTTGACCAACTTCGGGGAAATTTTTTCGCCTCGTCGAGCTCGTCCAATTAATTCTTCTTTAACAGGAGCGGGAATATTCGATTGCGCGATTGCATAAGCAGCACTGGGAGAGATATCAAGATTTTCAATATCAATTTGATTAAACGTTTCAGCAGTGCGTATAAATTTACGAGCTAGAGAGTGGCTGCAATCGAGTTCTGTTTTTAGCCAACGCAAAAATTGCCCATATTCAAGCTTGGTTTTAACTTCAGATAAAAGATTGCCAATTTCAACAACATCTTTAAGCTGGCGATGAAAAATAATTTGAATGGCTTGAGCTTTTTCACTGACAAATTCTGCTAATTTCGGGTCTAACTCTTCATAGTTAAAACCTTTGGTATCCGAGAGCTCGTTTCTAAAGATGACTTCAACATAGCGCTTGTTATTTTCCTTGCCCTTAATAATGTATTCTTGGATTTTTTGTTGACTGGTTAATTGTTGCAGATGTTTTTCCTGAAACCGCCCTGTAATCGGAACAATCCGCTTGATATAATCCTCATTTGCCAATTCTTCAATGACCCGAAACCCATTTTTTTTGGGGAGATCCATATCTAGCAAAATTAGATCGGGAAAAAATTCTTTTGCTTTATCAATTCCTTCCTGTCCAGTGGCTGCCCATTCTACCTCATAAAAGTATTGTTTTGTATTTTTTTCTAATGTGCGCTTCAACATCTGTTGAAAATCCAGCTCATCTTCTACAATTAGTACTCTTCTGGGCATTGTTTAGTTTTTAGGACATATAATAATGAATTCTATTTTAATTCTACAATTTCCTTAATTTATGTCATTTGACAATGAAACTTTTATCTCAATTGAACCGATGCCTCCGGCTAACTTTTGTGAGAAGTGGGTTCCTGTTATTAAAGGGAAATCACCCGGCGATT contains the following coding sequences:
- a CDS encoding response regulator, which translates into the protein MLKRTLEKNTKQYFYEVEWAATGQEGIDKAKEFFPDLILLDMDLPKKNGFRVIEELANEDYIKRIVPITGRFQEKHLQQLTSQQKIQEYIIKGKENNKRYVEVIFRNELSDTKGFNYEELDPKLAEFVSEKAQAIQIIFHRQLKDVVEIGNLLSEVKTKLEYGQFLRWLKTELDCSHSLARKFIRTAETFNQIDIENLDISPSAAYAIAQSNIPAPVKEELIGRARRGEKISPKLVKETRDRHEQQTNLKVIEAANDDPLEVRSETPSEQPATVINRPHPGEILRVTKSKRWLELGSHRIYCGAPDSKEFQKALPDPIVLLLYFPPSFTSELPAFSQQIQQYITFYTQYQDEVSGSEWREILNPTLTASMERLTQEKETIVFCYLPDPTLLIHSHLINCHTIIAEPRKEQREQLIKLWEQSKGNKLSR
- a CDS encoding DUF433 domain-containing protein; the protein is MTLTTPTEYKYILLDEHDRPYIKGTSMKVLELVTSIQAYGWSPEELHFQYPHLSMSQIYSALAYYWEHKEEIDADVK